A region of the Candidatus Nanosynbacter lyticus genome:
AATATCACGCCCGCGCTGACGACCACCACCCGATGCGCCAGGCGCGCCACCAAAAAACTGACTAAATATATCACCCAGACCGCCGTCACCAAAATCAAAATGAACATTCTGGCCACCAAATCCGCTAAAACCTTCAAACGGATTACCAGAAAAACCACCACCTGAAGCGCCGCCGACACCGGCATGACCAAATTGATCATAGCGCTGGCGCTTTTGCTTGTCCTTCAAAACCTCGTAAGCTTCATTTATCTCCTTAAACTTAGCTTCATCACCGCCCTCTTTGTCAGGATGATATTTTACCGCTAGCTTACGAAAGGCTTTTTTTATCTCATCTTCAGAAGCGCTTTTTGACACGCCTAAAACTTCATAATAATCACGCTTACTCATATTGTATATATTATACTCGTTTAGCACTCACCATGCAAGAGTGCCAATAGTCCCGCCACCGCCTAGTGTTATAATTGTACTATGTTTACATTACCTTCACTACCATATGATTATGATGCGCTAGAGCCAGCTATCGACGACGAGACAATGCGTATTCATCACACGATGCATCACCAAACATACATTGCCAACCTAAATGCCGCAATAGAATCCCTACAATTCAAGCAGCCTGAATTTTACAATAACTTGCACACTGTCTATAACGAGCGGGGTGAGCGGGCAGCTTTAGAGTGGATTTTAACGGACGCAGCAGCCACACTCAAAGACTCTACGACTATAATTATTAATAATGCCGGAGGCCATCTAAATCATAGTTTATTTTGGCAGTATATGCGACCAGTGGAGACAAACAATCAACCAAATAAAACCGTGGCAGCAACACTAGCGAAGCACTTCGGCTCGGTGAAAGCATTTCAAGAAGCTTTTACTAAGGCGGCTACGGGGCATTTTGGATCAGGCTGGGCGTGGTTAGTGCGAGATGATAGCGGCGTACTGTCGATTATGTCAACTGCAAATCAAGACAATCCCATTACTCACGGCCTAGTGCCGCTACTCGGACTTGACGTCTGGGAACATGCTTATTATCTACGTTATCAAAACCGCCGCGCCGAATATGTCGACGTCTGGTGGTCGGTAGTAGACTGGAATCGCCTGGCCGATACTATTACAACATAGTGACGTAAATCAGCGGCTACAATTCATAAAAATACCGCCCCATTATTAGAGCGGTATTTTTTCATTGGCAGCGAGGACTACTTCTTATCAACCACCTCGCCTTCGACTGGTTCGTCTTTGTCAGATTTTTTGTCGTCCTTAGACTCATCAGTCTTGCTTTCCTCAGCGGATTGCTGGTACATTTTGGCACCGATTGGAATAATGGCGTCCTGCAAGGCCTTAGCTGCTGCTTCCAGCTCGTCTTTGTCATCAGCGTCTTTATGCTTTTCCGCTTCCTTGACTGCTTCGTCAATCGCCTTTTTGTCGTCGTCAGAAATCTTATCTTTGAACTCATCCGGCATTTTCTTTGCCTGGTAGATGGCGTTTTCTAGCTGATTTTTAGCATCAACGGTTTCACGCTTTTTCTTATCTTCATCAGCGTGCAACTCAGCTTCTTTCTGGGCTTTTTCAATATCTTCCTTACTCATGTTGCCAGAGTTTTGGATGGTAATCGATTGCTCCTTGCCAGTGCCCTTGTCCTTGGCAGTAACGTTGAGGATACCATTCGCGTCGATATTGAACGTCACTTCAATCTGCGGCACGCCGCGCGGTGCTGGCGCGATACCGTCAAGCACGAAGCGACCCAAACTCTTGTTGTCATTAGCGAATTCGCGCTCACCCTGCAAGACGTGGATCTCCACTTGCGGCTGATTGTCGGCAGCCGTCGAGAAGACTTCCGACTTACTGGTTGGTACGGTGGTATTGCGCTCGATCAGCTTGGTCGACACCCCACCCATTGTCTCAATACCAAGACTCAACGGCGTCACATCCAGCAGCAGCACGTCCTTGACGTCGCCTGCCAACACGCCGCCTTGAATAGCTGCACCGACAGCCACCACTTCGTCCGGGTTAACACCTTGCATTGGATCTTTACCGAACAACTTCTTCACTCGCTCAACCACTGCTGGCATCCGGGTCATACCGCCAACCATAACGATTTCATTAACGTCAGATTTGGATAGTTTAGCGTCTTTGAGCGCCTTTTCGACTGGTATATCCAGGCGATCCAGCAAATCTTTTACCAAATCTTCCAACTTAGCCCGCGTCAGGCTCAGCTCAAAGTGCTTTGGCCCATCAGCATCAGCGGTAATGAACGGAATGTTAACTTCATATTCAGTGACTGTCGACAGCTCCTTTTTGGCCTTTT
Encoded here:
- a CDS encoding superoxide dismutase; this encodes MFTLPSLPYDYDALEPAIDDETMRIHHTMHHQTYIANLNAAIESLQFKQPEFYNNLHTVYNERGERAALEWILTDAAATLKDSTTIIINNAGGHLNHSLFWQYMRPVETNNQPNKTVAATLAKHFGSVKAFQEAFTKAATGHFGSGWAWLVRDDSGVLSIMSTANQDNPITHGLVPLLGLDVWEHAYYLRYQNRRAEYVDVWWSVVDWNRLADTITT
- the dnaK gene encoding molecular chaperone DnaK; protein product: MGKIIGIDLGTTNSAFAYMLAGKPEVIANAEGNRTTPSVVAINKKGERLVGQVAQRQRVTNPKNTIYGVKRLIGRKFTDKEVQKDLDIMPYQIVKKGTGVAVEMGDKEYTPEEVSAMILSKIKADAEAFLGEKVTEAVITVPAYFDDSQRQATKDAGKIAGLEVKRIINEPTAAALAYGLEKGKNDETIVVFDLGGGTFDVSILELGDGVFEVKATNGDTHLGGEDFDNVIVNYFLDDFKSKEGIDLRKDNAAMQRLKDEAEKAKKELSTVTEYEVNIPFITADADGPKHFELSLTRAKLEDLVKDLLDRLDIPVEKALKDAKLSKSDVNEIVMVGGMTRMPAVVERVKKLFGKDPMQGVNPDEVVAVGAAIQGGVLAGDVKDVLLLDVTPLSLGIETMGGVSTKLIERNTTVPTSKSEVFSTAADNQPQVEIHVLQGEREFANDNKSLGRFVLDGIAPAPRGVPQIEVTFNIDANGILNVTAKDKGTGKEQSITIQNSGNMSKEDIEKAQKEAELHADEDKKKRETVDAKNQLENAIYQAKKMPDEFKDKISDDDKKAIDEAVKEAEKHKDADDKDELEAAAKALQDAIIPIGAKMYQQSAEESKTDESKDDKKSDKDEPVEGEVVDKK